One genomic region from Litoribacterium kuwaitense encodes:
- a CDS encoding MFS transporter, giving the protein MEAALEKEGRLLHNRTFMLMLVAGIFAIMGYSTFLTTVSWYAVSEVGSATAIALVLISATVPRLLMMVFGGVVADKFKKTTIMFYSNLMQGCMLLILYMLIANGELTLSILLMLATVFGMLDAFFGPASTSLIPKVVPKAKLQRANAMFQGVDQLAFIIGPIIAGMMMEAYSVPLSFFVAMVLVFFSAIFVFPPFIKEADVEKTTKQTPIQDFKEGVQYIRKSTYLIIGILVLITLNFFVFGALHIAIPLLVETLGGSPIHLSFMESSLGVGMLLGTILLSVFTLRNNKASVSVFALLSTILLFIGFSRIDSLLWLVVLIFFIGFSIVFVFVPFFTIAQENTEGHVMGRVMSIIFLAMNGFDPLSYAIIAGLTAVGLSVQSVLLGLGIAGLLAWLVIFTRSKAYRAMA; this is encoded by the coding sequence GTACGTTTTTAACAACTGTGTCGTGGTATGCGGTGAGTGAAGTCGGGTCAGCAACGGCGATTGCGCTCGTATTAATTTCTGCAACCGTTCCAAGGCTTCTTATGATGGTATTTGGTGGCGTCGTCGCGGATAAGTTTAAAAAGACGACGATCATGTTTTATTCAAACTTAATGCAAGGCTGCATGCTCCTCATTTTATATATGTTGATTGCGAACGGCGAGTTAACATTGTCTATTTTGCTCATGCTCGCGACGGTATTCGGTATGCTTGACGCCTTTTTTGGTCCTGCGAGTACTTCACTGATTCCTAAAGTTGTTCCTAAAGCTAAATTGCAACGGGCCAATGCGATGTTTCAAGGGGTCGATCAACTCGCTTTTATCATAGGCCCGATTATTGCCGGAATGATGATGGAGGCGTATTCTGTTCCTCTAAGCTTTTTTGTGGCAATGGTGCTCGTGTTCTTCTCCGCGATCTTTGTTTTTCCGCCATTTATTAAGGAAGCTGATGTCGAGAAGACGACAAAACAGACGCCTATTCAAGATTTTAAAGAAGGCGTTCAGTATATTCGTAAATCGACCTATCTCATTATAGGCATTCTCGTTTTAATCACGCTTAATTTTTTCGTATTTGGGGCGTTGCATATTGCCATTCCATTGCTTGTTGAGACACTAGGGGGCTCACCGATTCACTTGAGCTTTATGGAATCGAGTCTCGGGGTTGGCATGTTGCTTGGCACCATTTTGCTCAGTGTGTTTACATTAAGAAATAACAAAGCATCCGTCAGCGTTTTCGCCTTATTAAGTACAATACTACTATTTATCGGGTTTAGTCGAATTGACAGCTTACTATGGCTCGTTGTCCTTATCTTTTTTATTGGCTTTTCTATTGTGTTCGTGTTCGTTCCTTTTTTCACAATTGCTCAAGAAAATACAGAAGGGCATGTGATGGGACGGGTGATGAGTATTATCTTTTTGGCGATGAATGGATTTGACCCGTTGTCCTATGCGATCATTGCTGGTTTAACAGCAGTCGGACTCTCTGTGCAAAGTGTTTTATTGGGCCTTGGAATCGCAGGACTCCTTGCCTGGTTGGTCATTTTCACAAGGTCAAAAGCATACCGAGCCATGGCGTAG